The following proteins are co-located in the Maridesulfovibrio sp. genome:
- a CDS encoding AAA family ATPase, which yields MPLPKNTVYAVYRGETTRKYKGNPKIEALPPKMNLKQIKKCLTGKVEFDVRDIYEDDIDRIHMISSLLDDFFQPLTTHVEFERKLSLLIRKGYVGRNLADGSLRKHQQNGYERVMAGDLDAFVFDAPISTASSLLLTGVPGCGKSSTIDRILATYPQVILHEKYGFTQLVYLKIDCPHDGGIKNLCINFFRAIDRVLDTDYETIYVKKRHNIETLLSLIPQVANKHGLGVLVIDEIQHLYSKSSGGVNNMMSFFVTMENTIGLPVVFVGTPKARDIFEKELRLARRGVGLGSLVWEPMKNVAPIVDPKSGEIKTNEWRSFTDALWKYQWLKKRDEVLSEELRNCWYDLSQGVHDIVVKLFVLAQMRAIVTKTERITPKLMEKVYFDDLKPVHSMLGALRSKDPEKIAQYADLTLPGIEQRLLELSTVITESLSEVDYARAAYGSNKKALKLHDILLAANCEESQVIPLVQKVLDEHPDVSRHELLRIVLDWYEASDSKNEERKPKGKKSVPKSKWNTLDSEDLRFKFSQASGEDLYRQLKNDSLIFDVNSWLQ from the coding sequence ATGCCGCTTCCTAAAAATACTGTTTATGCTGTTTACAGGGGTGAAACTACACGGAAATATAAAGGAAATCCAAAGATTGAGGCTTTACCCCCTAAGATGAATCTTAAACAGATCAAAAAGTGTTTAACGGGTAAAGTTGAATTTGATGTGCGTGATATATACGAAGACGACATAGATAGAATTCACATGATTTCTTCTTTGCTTGATGACTTTTTTCAGCCTCTTACAACGCATGTTGAATTTGAAAGAAAATTATCTCTTCTGATTAGAAAAGGGTATGTCGGGAGAAATTTGGCTGATGGCTCGCTACGTAAACATCAGCAAAACGGCTATGAAAGAGTTATGGCTGGAGACCTAGACGCGTTTGTCTTTGATGCACCTATTTCAACGGCGTCGAGTCTGCTGCTAACTGGTGTTCCAGGATGTGGCAAGAGTTCGACGATTGACCGCATTTTAGCGACGTACCCCCAAGTTATTTTGCATGAAAAGTATGGTTTTACCCAATTAGTTTATTTGAAAATAGACTGCCCTCATGACGGCGGGATTAAAAATCTTTGCATCAACTTTTTCCGGGCCATAGACCGAGTTTTGGATACAGACTATGAGACCATATATGTAAAGAAAAGGCATAATATTGAAACCTTATTAAGTTTGATACCTCAAGTCGCTAATAAACACGGATTGGGGGTTCTAGTCATTGACGAAATTCAGCATTTATACAGTAAAAGCTCCGGTGGAGTTAATAATATGATGAGTTTTTTCGTGACTATGGAAAATACGATTGGCCTGCCTGTTGTTTTTGTCGGAACTCCTAAGGCGAGAGATATTTTTGAGAAGGAATTACGTTTGGCCCGTAGAGGAGTTGGCCTCGGTTCTTTGGTTTGGGAGCCAATGAAAAATGTTGCACCGATCGTTGATCCAAAATCAGGGGAAATTAAAACAAATGAGTGGCGGTCTTTTACTGATGCTCTTTGGAAGTATCAGTGGCTGAAAAAGCGTGATGAAGTCCTAAGCGAAGAACTTCGTAATTGCTGGTACGACTTGTCTCAAGGAGTGCATGATATTGTTGTTAAATTATTCGTTTTAGCACAAATGCGCGCTATCGTTACAAAGACAGAGAGAATAACCCCAAAGTTGATGGAGAAAGTCTATTTTGATGATCTGAAGCCTGTGCATTCAATGCTGGGAGCACTTAGATCTAAGGACCCGGAAAAAATAGCTCAATATGCAGATTTGACTTTACCAGGAATTGAACAAAGGCTTCTTGAATTATCAACCGTTATTACGGAGTCTTTGAGTGAAGTTGATTATGCGAGAGCTGCTTATGGAAGTAATAAAAAAGCGTTAAAACTTCATGATATTCTTTTGGCCGCAAACTGTGAAGAGTCCCAAGTTATACCGCTTGTACAGAAGGTTTTGGATGAGCATCCGGATGTTTCTAGACATGAACTGTTGAGGATCGTTTTAGATTGGTACGAGGCAAGCGATTCGAAGAATGAAGAACGTAAACCGAAAGGGAAAAAATCAGTACCTAAGTCAAAGTGGAATACGCTTGATTCAGAAGATTTGCGTTTTAAGTTTTCGCAGGCCAGCGGTGAAGACCTGTATAGGCAGCTAAAAAATGATTCACTGATTTTTGATGTGAATTCATGGCTGCAGTAG
- a CDS encoding TnsD family Tn7-like transposition protein, whose protein sequence is MLSFPVPYPDELIYSTVARAGVHAGLMSPKQLLDEVFANRKVIATPDLPSHLKQISGLYSHSLSLDVTNIIYKHTLFPLYAPFIPEDRRLQCIEWMAGQSKGAVHLALGAAASRVKQIRFLRYCPECLDQQLAQFGEYYWKRSWQVTGADVCPQHGPLSDSRIELHGRYRHQFFALRPDVCVGEACESRSVEDFCVAERINELLSLSPVESPSLEQWGLFYKRLAGDTDCAKGKKVLHDLVAEKVIACWTDLWLAKRSLLPSTNSNSCWLKSIFRKHRKSFSYLEHIVVLEALLGSEWDFHSVLSNVSSLESKSIVSCPVDFSEDNPSQEILDMRSSWEVFLKEFGVKKARSSGGAAIYAWLYRNDRAWLMKINGQLRRSSRSENKRVDWGKRDQNVLSKLQHIQQRATADLEGPRRSRNWYLDQLGAKATVETNLYKLPLTVKFFEKYCESVSDYQIRRIAVAIRQLDVDCEPKRRWKILRLAGLSDERIRVEAELYLKEVR, encoded by the coding sequence ATGCTCAGTTTTCCCGTGCCATATCCTGATGAGTTGATCTACAGCACCGTTGCGCGGGCCGGTGTGCATGCTGGATTGATGAGTCCTAAGCAGCTTCTTGATGAAGTATTTGCCAATCGTAAGGTTATAGCGACCCCGGACCTGCCATCCCATCTCAAACAAATTTCAGGACTATATTCGCACTCTTTGAGTCTTGATGTCACGAACATCATTTACAAACATACCCTTTTCCCGCTTTACGCTCCCTTCATTCCTGAAGATCGCAGACTACAGTGCATAGAATGGATGGCCGGACAATCTAAAGGAGCCGTACATCTTGCCCTTGGAGCAGCAGCTTCCCGGGTAAAGCAAATTCGTTTTTTAAGATATTGCCCTGAATGCCTTGATCAGCAACTCGCTCAATTTGGAGAGTACTATTGGAAGCGCAGTTGGCAGGTCACTGGTGCTGACGTTTGTCCGCAGCATGGCCCATTGTCTGATTCTCGAATTGAATTGCATGGCCGATACCGGCATCAGTTTTTTGCGCTTAGGCCAGATGTTTGTGTTGGGGAAGCTTGTGAATCCAGAAGTGTAGAGGATTTCTGTGTTGCTGAACGCATTAATGAATTGCTGAGTCTATCCCCGGTAGAATCCCCTTCCCTAGAACAATGGGGACTTTTCTATAAGCGATTAGCAGGAGATACTGACTGCGCAAAGGGCAAGAAGGTCTTGCACGATCTGGTTGCTGAAAAGGTAATTGCCTGCTGGACGGACCTATGGCTCGCAAAGAGAAGTCTTTTACCATCCACTAATTCAAATTCTTGTTGGTTAAAATCAATTTTCCGAAAGCATCGGAAGTCTTTTAGCTATCTTGAACACATTGTTGTTTTAGAAGCTTTACTGGGGTCAGAATGGGATTTCCACTCAGTCTTGAGCAATGTGTCCAGTTTGGAGTCAAAGAGCATTGTGAGCTGTCCTGTGGATTTTTCAGAGGATAATCCCAGTCAAGAAATTCTCGATATGCGCAGCTCGTGGGAAGTGTTCCTCAAAGAGTTCGGGGTGAAAAAGGCTCGTTCTTCCGGTGGGGCAGCGATCTATGCTTGGTTATATAGAAATGATCGAGCTTGGCTTATGAAGATTAATGGGCAGCTTCGTCGATCATCACGTTCTGAAAATAAGCGGGTTGATTGGGGAAAACGAGATCAAAATGTTTTGTCCAAACTGCAGCATATACAGCAAAGGGCTACTGCTGATTTGGAAGGTCCAAGGCGTTCCAGGAATTGGTATTTGGATCAGCTCGGAGCAAAAGCAACCGTCGAAACAAACCTCTATAAACTGCCATTAACAGTAAAGTTCTTTGAAAAATATTGTGAATCAGTGTCGGACTATCAGATTCGGCGGATTGCGGTTGCTATTCGCCAACTTGATGTTGACTGTGAGCCCAAGCGTAGATGGAAAATTTTAAGATTGGCTGGTCTGAGTGATGAACGAATTCGTGTTGAAGCTGAACTATACTTGAAAGAAGTGAGGTAG
- a CDS encoding Tn7-like element transposition protein TnsE yields MSDYVFPQFDSDVRIDSIGEMFKAKNHTRWGVNLQLYRTQKKSSLTISNAPILARKRYLNPTIDHDLKGWEESFYISSTKEWQAARIGDCPIKSLEKDKRQFCFVAPMRGGKTAYLPQFEFGRSLFFHDGYLSRTALMPECLDLDFNVSTDWSNNRAYIEIMPTSGYPLGSFNDLDRRNYLSWILLDEQARKSYESIGLHQKKYGYQSGNYRMWDFSFDPPELPGAYFSVRGWFDQETKSIFVYEIDKIKRIKADIPDEIDMFHPEFTTPSQERNEKGMPVAPSGDLAGARIHDDEDANADGSRIILPSDKVESEFSKAFITNRISKKKRKVSSAIPDEGESERHILDVSAEEAIAGQGHAGADRNITNDVTDKAHLYESKFDCFFDMVNVMTSYDGCVRHSKKIYELPSVARCTKHRLSTGNPRCMAAIVLEVQEKHVILLEVDTSDAEKALSTKVLLPYNYSEWESDLNKIMYGLVRGSLVWPSKVLTQVCGFGSHIGIKHPKCAGGHKGLLLPDTIEGWAGRFYGRVVEMVGG; encoded by the coding sequence ATGTCTGACTATGTGTTTCCCCAGTTTGATTCAGATGTTCGGATTGATTCTATTGGTGAGATGTTTAAAGCTAAGAACCATACTCGGTGGGGCGTAAATTTACAGCTTTATCGTACACAGAAGAAGTCATCTTTGACAATTTCCAATGCTCCTATTTTAGCCAGAAAGAGGTATCTCAACCCGACAATCGATCACGATCTTAAAGGCTGGGAAGAAAGTTTTTACATTTCAAGCACGAAAGAATGGCAGGCTGCGCGAATAGGAGATTGCCCGATTAAAAGCCTTGAGAAGGATAAACGACAGTTTTGTTTTGTCGCACCAATGAGAGGCGGGAAGACGGCTTATTTACCTCAGTTTGAGTTTGGTCGGTCTTTATTTTTTCATGATGGTTATCTGTCTAGGACAGCCCTTATGCCAGAGTGTCTGGATCTGGATTTTAATGTCAGCACTGATTGGAGTAACAATAGAGCGTATATAGAAATTATGCCTACATCCGGATATCCTTTAGGGAGCTTCAATGACTTGGATCGCCGAAATTATTTAAGTTGGATTTTGTTGGATGAGCAAGCCCGGAAATCGTATGAGAGCATCGGTCTGCATCAGAAAAAATATGGTTATCAATCAGGCAATTACCGAATGTGGGATTTCAGTTTTGATCCTCCTGAATTGCCTGGTGCTTATTTTAGTGTACGTGGGTGGTTCGATCAGGAGACCAAATCAATTTTTGTATATGAAATCGACAAAATTAAACGCATAAAGGCTGATATACCTGATGAAATTGACATGTTTCATCCTGAATTTACTACTCCCAGTCAGGAGCGCAATGAGAAAGGGATGCCAGTAGCCCCTAGCGGAGATCTCGCAGGTGCTCGCATACATGATGATGAAGATGCTAATGCTGATGGTAGTCGCATAATTCTTCCTAGCGATAAAGTCGAATCTGAATTCAGCAAGGCCTTTATTACAAATAGAATATCCAAAAAGAAACGAAAAGTAAGTTCGGCTATCCCCGATGAAGGTGAAAGCGAAAGGCATATTCTTGATGTCAGTGCTGAGGAAGCTATAGCCGGTCAAGGACATGCTGGTGCTGACAGGAATATAACCAATGATGTTACGGATAAAGCACACCTCTATGAAAGCAAATTTGATTGTTTCTTTGATATGGTCAATGTCATGACAAGCTATGATGGATGCGTAAGACATTCAAAGAAAATTTATGAACTCCCGTCTGTTGCTCGTTGTACAAAGCACCGTCTTTCAACAGGTAATCCAAGATGCATGGCTGCCATCGTATTAGAAGTTCAGGAGAAACATGTTATTTTGCTTGAGGTGGATACTTCAGATGCGGAAAAGGCTCTGTCTACAAAGGTTTTGCTTCCATATAACTATTCAGAATGGGAAAGTGATTTGAATAAGATCATGTATGGGCTTGTCCGCGGATCGCTTGTTTGGCCATCAAAGGTTTTGACTCAAGTTTGTGGCTTCGGAAGCCATATAGGAATTAAGCATCCGAAATGTGCAGGGGGGCATAAGGGCCTTCTTCTTCCTGATACTATTGAAGGGTGGGCTGGTCGGTTTTATGGACGGGTTGTGGAAATGGTAGGGGGGTAG